The following coding sequences lie in one Alicyclobacillus curvatus genomic window:
- a CDS encoding GGDEF domain-containing protein, which yields MSVNVLRQFLHRSREWSRARRGLELFETAAADLQELADADTGFFVYSKRAMLLGVTPQKPTVYVPWGAFANDIAELQALMEEVVATKLDMLTPLMERWVLAEDMPQELQLRWGHYGLLEIGIWPLISREQTLGAIVVAKTQAAVDRLTLFTRMALLDACAAQISLALDLILTNRLAEEASQRDLLTGLLNRRGLEFRLPQFVDECREKERFLIFGLIDLNDLKLVNDTKGHPAGDEALREVAAIIRRNVRTTDLVARLGGDEFAVAVQSDEADAESVMLRIREAVEIESHGLSASVGGARWGLDGSSLETCYQIADERLYACKRLTKAEQQSQ from the coding sequence GTGAGTGTAAATGTATTGCGGCAATTCCTTCACCGTTCTAGAGAGTGGTCACGGGCACGCCGCGGGCTGGAGCTCTTTGAGACAGCTGCGGCAGATTTGCAGGAACTTGCAGATGCTGACACTGGTTTTTTTGTGTACAGCAAGCGAGCGATGCTGCTTGGCGTAACACCGCAAAAGCCTACAGTGTATGTTCCTTGGGGGGCATTCGCGAACGACATCGCGGAATTGCAGGCACTGATGGAAGAAGTGGTTGCGACCAAACTTGACATGTTGACTCCGCTCATGGAGCGCTGGGTTCTGGCTGAAGACATGCCTCAGGAATTACAACTGCGCTGGGGACACTATGGACTCCTCGAAATTGGTATCTGGCCGCTCATCTCGAGAGAACAAACACTCGGCGCCATTGTTGTTGCTAAAACACAAGCTGCTGTGGACCGATTAACGCTGTTCACTCGTATGGCATTACTGGATGCGTGTGCAGCCCAAATTTCCCTGGCACTGGATTTAATTCTCACAAATCGGCTCGCAGAAGAAGCGAGTCAACGGGACCTCCTGACCGGACTGCTGAATCGGCGCGGCCTCGAGTTCAGGCTCCCTCAATTCGTCGATGAATGTCGAGAAAAAGAGCGCTTTTTGATTTTCGGTCTGATTGACCTCAACGATTTAAAATTGGTGAATGACACGAAGGGACATCCTGCCGGTGACGAAGCACTTCGTGAAGTCGCGGCAATTATTCGAAGAAACGTCCGTACGACCGACCTCGTAGCGCGTCTTGGTGGAGATGAGTTTGCAGTGGCAGTCCAATCAGATGAAGCCGATGCAGAATCCGTCATGCTTCGAATCAGAGAAGCTGTTGAAATCGAATCACATGGACTTTCCGCTAGTGTTGGAGGGGCCAGGTGGGGTTTGGACGGTTCCTCGCTCGAGACATGCTATCAAATCGCCGATGAACGACTCTACGCATGTAAGAGGTTGACAAAGGCTGAACAACAGTCGCAGTAA
- a CDS encoding cold-shock protein: MQQGIVKWFNSEKGFGFIQVEGGEDVFVHFSAIQSDGYKTLEEGQRVTFDIVQGPKGPQAANVVG, translated from the coding sequence TTGCAACAAGGTATCGTGAAATGGTTTAACTCAGAAAAAGGCTTTGGTTTTATCCAGGTTGAAGGCGGCGAGGATGTATTTGTGCACTTCAGCGCCATTCAAAGCGATGGTTACAAGACCCTTGAAGAAGGCCAACGTGTAACGTTTGACATCGTTCAAGGTCCGAAGGGCCCGCAAGCAGCTAACGTTGTTGGCTAA